A single Anopheles maculipalpis chromosome 3RL, idAnoMacuDA_375_x, whole genome shotgun sequence DNA region contains:
- the LOC126561339 gene encoding GATOR complex protein Iml1 encodes MMQKLFKLVTHQKTFSTEDLVLNPKEHPDLKLNDIVEIYLPEDDGCRLLLQVTCLNKDFNSRETISVEVNVATTFNLKAYNDVYMRVVDPADVALDSVEITFKDQYIGRSEMWRLKTRLTNTCVYLNKKIESCEGCIRCQVYEMWSQGERVACGVINEDTKVVFRSNTSMVYLFLQMSSEMWDFDIYGDLYFEKAVNGFLADLYKKWQKLGSNHEVTIVLFSRTFYTAKSLDEFPPHMRECLQIDYRGRFYEDFYRVAIQNERCDDWSTTLVQLRRLFTGYRDVVLKYHHRGDLPPGTQIPPATNSTAAQGNFLEVLNISLNVFEKHYLDRSFDRTGQLSVVITPGVGVFEVDRELTNITKQRIIDNGVGSDLVCVGEQPLHAVPLLKFHNKDTLTSIDDYSMPHWINLSFYSTNKKLPYSTFIPRIKPPPAIGGSTEPQQPRPAGAGRLRLTKQTADKKNEYIHNCLFDYDAYDDQIFQLPAVHGTSSLQRMARTKKTSVPSLDGFGTYARACEWEQDTLSPSHLRRKMSDPDIHHASNSLLNVSIASRSSSPNTSDILGMPKPTVITSPIMEGRTGAFGSSSGPVVRTGRALINPFDPSHVTIKLTSNRRRWTHIFPKGPQGVLIQQHHYQAVPAATQTPSYFVDLDSSSEYAHTSTCTWGRARQGSTASFDSRLNEDDLKWITENGCNRKKSVLHSPAGPHVPVTPSKSLTLLWGATGEQEWTPALTTVGRVIIGVDWKSLTMPACLPITTDYFPDKRSLHNDYVVSDYTLLPEDFNADYAQNRAVYKKPLSTDEVFKELVSQRLAQGFQLIVLPDKSATNPPHAPCCGGHLQPVSYFATASSVLRRQPPQEPTKEYLLSIGRIFHRISLSGSAITVTRYRPRHPYPPINVDYRYRFHAPQHDTYEVSGVHFTTEKLENFNWNYMDQYICTRGDTDYPLHENMKYWRYRMYLLPKDDPAMKKILDGTVRRCDIYHEDTPFPPDRQICNDFVRFVEAHLNKIKKLQPVKKTRGYPHQTHLTRRRHSTSILSRPPPNQQHGGWVKLYYNSTSNGHSHHLLHHHHHHTPDRFTFPSTLAGNSILTRTGSKVLDKSGSAVQSPTPIGTGPIGSTGTATGNSSNGPSTPVTPGIGSPLMMVSSVGGRTTVDGIPLSTLNTATEQGLPEDGDDFGGEGGKLKPTATLQEIFDAMRHPVHGVGFLAPAQSMPSCTFVSYDAINWLQNRIEGPCQPVDILEEMRRNRLICHASGDFNKPIVAGFCLYYIVRQEKESSEYVPPLGDLAAFENEWMEVEIRHPDLTRPVDPHDRGVPTFLRESIDRQEEEDDGMMYKQTHLEIDVGSKSDRTEWGHARYHKRMIPGQAYEIVVQWITASGPIVYDLIYGWCRKAQPCGFQLVTIPADPLAEPFTEKSDPLRGPIFVPLDIECLKQHRSFLFQEFPKETWPARLLLFQEAIVRRFGFMRCPVETKTGSNQVSLDYQYVHCSGNMFLLVPNPNVGLRSRQRLASGGSNFKKPIAFINRYSASYESQMVAPSSHEPSYITRHVTGAKGTAKDETEVIRRTGFLWSWNHMIPNKKWKSLVIAQTDDLFQLKMLRDFKEFCANTDQRLVTFWESCWELKEKASLERT; translated from the exons atgatgcaaaaacTGTTCAAACTGGTCACACACCAGAAAACCTTTAGCA CGGAAGATCTAGTGCTAAACCCGAAAGAACATCCGGATCTGAAGCTTAATGACATCGTCGAAATATACCTACCGGAAGACGATGGATGCCGGCTGCTCCTACAAGTGACCTGCCTTAACAAAGACTTCAACTCGCGCGAAACGATCAGCGTAGAGGTAAACGTGGCCACCACGTTCAATCTGAAGGCTTACAACGATGTCTACATGCGCGTGGTCGATCCGGCCGATGTGGCGCTCGATTCGGTCGAGATTACGTTCAAGGACCAGTACATCGGACGGTCCGAGATGTGGCGGCTAAAGACACGGCTCACCAATACTTGCGTGTATCTGAACAAGAAGATCGAATCGTGCGAAGGCTGTATCCGGTGCCAGGTGTACGAAATGTGGTCCCAGGGCGAACGGGTCGCTTGCGGTGTTATCAACGAAGATACCAAGGTGGTGTTCCGTAGCAACACCTCGATGGTGTATCTATTTCTGCAGATGTCATCAGAAATGTGGGACTTTGACATATACGGCGATCTTTACTTTGAGAAGGCGGTAAACGGTTTCCTGGCCGATCTGTACAAAAAGTGGCAAAAGCTTGGCAGCAACCATGAAGTCACGATCGTGCTGTTTTCGCGCACTTTCTACACAGCGAAAAGTTTGGACGAATTCCCGCCCCATATGCGCGAATGTTTGCAGATCGATTATAGAGGACGATTTTATGAAGACTTCTACCGGGTGGCCATTCAAAATGAACGGTGCGATGATTGGAGTACAACGCTTGTACAGTTGCGCCGACTTTTCACCGGCTATCGGGACGTGGTGTTGAAGTATCATCATCGAGGAGACCTTCCACCCGGGACACAAATCCCACCGGCTACGAATTCTACCGCCGCGCAGGGGAATTTCTTGGAGGTGTTGAACATCTCGCTGAACGTGTTTGAGAAGCACTACCTTGATCGTAGCTTCGATCGTACCGGCCAGCTGTCGGTGGTAATTACACCGGGCGTTGGAGTGTTTGAGGTTGACCGGGAGCTAACCAACATCACCAAACAACGCATAATCGATAATGGGGTCGGCAGTGATCTGGTGTGCGTCGGTGAGCAACCGTTGCATGCGGTTCCTCTCCTTAAGTTCCACAACAAGGACACACTCACCTCGATCGACGATTATTCGATGCCACACTGGATTAATCTTAGTTTCTACTcgaccaacaaaaaacttccCTATTCCACATTTATTCCACGTATCAAACCGCCCCCAGCGATTGGCGGCAGTACGGAACCGCAACAGCCGCGTCCAGCCGGAGCAGGTCGGTTAAGATTAACGAAGCAAACGGCCGATAAAAAGAACGAATACATACACAACTGTCTGTTCGATTACGACGCATATGATGATCAGATATTTCAGCTACCGGCCGTCCACGGGACAAGTTCGCTGCAGCGTATGGCACGCACAAAGAAAACGTCCGTCCCCAGTCTGGATGGGTTTGGGACGTACGCGCGCGCTTGCGAATGGGAACAGGATACGCTGAGTCCTTCCCATTTGCGACGCAAAATGTCTGATCCGGATATTCACCACGCGTCGAACAGTCTGTTGAACGTGAGCATTGCATCGCGTAGCAGCTCACCTAACACGAGCGATATATTGGGCATGCCAAAGCCGACCGTTATCACATCACCAATAATGGAGGGTCGTACCGGTGCGTTTGGATCTTCCAGTGGACCCGTCGTACGTACTGGAAGGGCTTTGATCAATCCGTTTGATCCGTCACATGTCACCATTAAGCTGACATCGAATCGACGTCGATGGACACACATTTTTCCGAAG GGACCACAAGGTGTGTTAATTCAGCAGCATCACTACCAGGCCGTTCCTGCCGCAACCCAAACGCCTAGCTATTTTGTGGATCTTGACTCGAGCAGTGAATATGCGCACACTTCCACCTGCACCTGGGGACGGGCAAGGCAAGGAAGCACCGCCTCGTTCGATAGCCGCCTCAACGAGGACGACTTAAAGTGGATAACAGAAAATGGAT GCAATAGGAAAAAGTCCGTCCTACACTCACCGGCCGGTCCACACGTACCGGTAACACCGTCAAAAAGTCTTACCCTTCTGTGGGGTGCCACCGGCGAACAGGAATGGACACCGGCCCTTACTACAG TTGGCAGAGTGATAATAG GTGTGGACTGGAAATCGCTCACGATGCCCGCCTGTCTGCCGATCACTACCGATTACTTCCCGGACAAGCGTTCGCTGCACAACGATTACGTCGTGTCGGACTACACGCTACTGCCGGAAGACTTCAATGCGGACTATGCGCAGAATCGTGCGGTTTACAAGAAACCACTGTCCACGGATGAGGTGTTCAAAGAACTGGTATCACAACGATTGGCACAG GGCTTTCAACTCATCGTGCTTCCCGACAAGAGTGCAACGAATCCACCTCACGCACCATGCTGCGGTGGCCATCTACAACCAGTATCGTATTTTGCAACCGCGAGCAGCGTACTACGTCGTCAACCACCACAAGAACCGACCAAAGAGTATCTACTATCAATTGGACGTATCTTCCATCGCATCTCCCTGAGTGGTTCGGCGATTACCGTGACACGATATCGGCCACG CCATCCATATCCACCAATCAACGTTGACTATCGGTACCGGTTCCATGCACCCCAGCACGACACGTACGAAGTGAGCGGCGTACACTTTACCACCGAAAAGCTGGAAAACTTTAACTGGAACTATATGGACCAGTACATATGTACCCGAGGCGACACGGATTATCCACTGCATgag AACATGAAATACTGGCGCTACCGGATGTATCTTCTACCGAAGGATGATCCAGCGATGAAGAAAATTCTCGACGGAACGGTACGGCGCTGTGACATCTACCACGAGGACACGCCGTTCCCACCGGACCGGCAGATCTGCAACGATTTCGTACGCTTCGTCGAGGCACatctaaacaaaataaaaaagctacaaCCGGTCAAGAAGACGAGG GGATATCCACATCAAACGCACCTTACCAGACGACGCCACAGTACCAGCATCCTGTCGAGACCACCACCGAATCAG CAGCATGGTGGATGGGTAAAACTGTATTATAACAGCACAAGTAATGGCCATTCTCATCATCTtcttcaccaccatcatcaccatactCCTGATCGCTTTACTTTCCCTAGCACTCTTGCCGGTAACAG TATCCTCACACGAACCGGATCGAAGGTGCTGGACAAAAGTGGAAGTGCCGTACAATCGCCAACTCCGATCGGTACCGGTCCGATCGGCTCGACGGGGACAGCAaccggcaacagcagcaacggtCCATCAACACCGGTAACGCCCGGCATTGGATCGCCTTTGATGATGGTTAGCTCGGTTGGTGGTAGAACGACGGTTGATGGGATACCACTGTCCACGCTAAACACGGCCACCGAGCAAGGCCTGCCGGAGGATGGTGATGATTTCGGTGGTGAAGGTGGCAAGCTAAAGCCAACCGCTACGCTGCAGGAAATCTTCGATGCAATGCGCCATCCGGTGCATGGTGTGGGTTTTCTAGCCCCAGCCCAAAGTATGCCTTCGTGCACTTTTGTGTCGTACGATGCGATCAACTGGCTGCAGAATCGCATCGAGGGTCCCTGCCAACCGGTGGACATACTGGAAGAAATGAGACG cAATCGTCTCATCTGTCACGCTTCTGGCGATTTCAACAAACCGATCGTCGCCGGCTTCTGTCTGTATTACATCGTACGGCAGGAGAAAGAATCGTCCGAGTACGTGCCACCGCTCGGTGATTTGGCCGCGTTCGAGAACGAATGGATGGAGGTGGAAATACGGCATCCGGATCTTACCCGGCCAGTCGATCCGCACGATCGGGGTGTGCCGACGTTTTTGCGCGAATCCATCGACCGGcaggaggaggaagatgaTGGAATGATGTACAAGCAGACACACCTGGAGATTGACGTTGGTTCGAAATCGGATCGAACGGAGTGGGGACACGCACGGTACCACAAGCGTATGATACCGGGGCAAGCGTACGAGATCGTTGTCCAGTGGATCACGGCGTCCGGTCCGATTGTGTACGATCTTATTTATGGCTGGTGTCGAAAAGCGCAGCCCTGCGGCTTTCAGCTCGTTACCATCCCGGCGGATCCGCTGGCGGAACCGTTTACGGAGAAATCGGACCCGTTGCGTGGACCTATCTTCGTTCCACTCGACATCGAGTGTTTGAAGCAACATCGAAGCTTTCTGTTCCAGGAGTTCCCAAAAGAAACGTGGCCAGCGCGGTTGTTACTGTTTCAGGAAGCGATCGTACGAAGGTTCGGTTTTATGCGCTGTCCGGTTGAGACGAAAACGGGTTCCAATCAAGTCTCGCTAGATTATCAGTACGTTCACTGCAGTGGCAATATGTTTCTGCTAGTACCGAACCCAAACGTTGGGTTGCGTTCCCGCCAACGGCTCGCATCCGGTGGCAGTAACTTCAAGAAACCGATCGCCTTCATCAACCGTTACTCGGCTTCGTACGAATCGCAGATGGTCGCACCTAGTAGTCACGAACCGTCCTACATCACGCGCCACGTCACCGGAGCTAAAGGTACTGCCAAGGACGAAACGGAAGTGATCCGACGGACCGGTTTCCTTTGGTCCTGGAATCACATGATACCGAACAAGAAGTGGAAATCGCTAGTCATCGCACAAACGGACGATCTGTTTCAGCTGAAGATGTTGCGCGACTTTAAGGAGTTTTGTGCTAACACCGATCAACGGTTGGTAACCTTCTGGGAATCTTGCTGGGAGCTAAAGGAGAAAGCTTCACTCGAACGTacctga
- the LOC126560891 gene encoding uncharacterized protein LOC126560891: MVNNDPVVLVSRTSKKSKHRQSLYSVEFSRPVDTIRGAHPNDAYDDDDLIGGAGAPSSLSPKPMTPRRVKRRSVMQRGTSGGTGRQSTTSRRVHSSSSGGSGAIASGSAGHHHHHHRSSVRNSRRKTTHQNPVTKLLNQQQQHLQAQHRHHHADALAGLEDAAGTMTLTKTFPPFVHNKNPDLTESNLKSLNNDYILGQLNNFGQPVGEVSANNLNTFGAHHHHHHAVQPPLPPHRRQALVHTPTFLDGDTSSPIDPIYYNMNSSSPLLQQQTSWGASSSPQTLSVPGGVGGGGVLGGTHAGLSNPVYQHSTTNLNHSPELNEEYYGTNGQNRPPSVRSSYSNFHGTRPLSSYLGGAGAPQQGGGGVTNRGYNVSPPGQPGGPAGGQMENVFANLASGHNPNQGQLGGSTDPIAIPQLPHRRSVSRESLRAMQFLNSGPPAYNLNYHTPPDSETTM; this comes from the coding sequence ATGGTCAACAACGATCCGGTGGTTCTAGTGAGCAGAACTAGCAAAAAGTCCAAACACCGCCAATCGCTGTACTCGGTCGAGTTCAGCCGACCGGTGGACACGATCCGCGGGGCCCATCCGAACGATgcgtacgatgatgatgatttgatcGGGGGCGCCGGTGCACCGTCCTCCCTCAGTCCGAAACCGATGACGCCGCGCCGCGTCAAGCGTCGATCGGTAATGCAGCGGGGTACGTCCGGTGGTACGGGACGGCAGAGTACCACCAGCCGCCGGGTACATTCGTCCTCGTCCGGTGGTTCGGGTGCGATCGCGTCGGGAAGTGCCgggcaccatcaccaccaccatcggagCAGTGTGAGGAATTCGCGAAGGAAGACAACGCATCAGAACCCGGTGACGAAGCTGCTgaaccagcaacaacagcatctaCAGGCACAGCATCGGCACCATCACGCGGATGCGTTGGCAGGGTTGGAAGATGCGGCTGGGACGATGACCCTCACCAAAACCTTCCCTCCGTTCGTCCACAACAAGAATCCGGATTTGACCGAATCGAACCTAAAGTCCCTAAACAATGACTACATTCTGGGGCAGCTGAACAATTTCGGCCAACCGGTTGGGGAAGTGTCCGCCAACAATCTGAACACTTTCGgcgcccatcatcatcatcatcatgcggTGCAGCCTCCATTACCTCCGCATCGGCGACAAGCGCTGGTACACACGCCAACCTTCCTGGACGGTGACACAAGCAGTCCGATCGATCCGATCTACTACAACATGAACTCATCTTCGCCACTGCTCCAACAGCAGACATCCTGGGGTGCTTCTTCCTCTCCGCAGACACTTAGCGTCCCGGGAGGTGTTGGTGGCGGCGGTGTCCTTGGCGGTACTCATGCAGGACTGTCGAACCCGGTGTACCAACACTCCACGACCAACCTTAACCACAGTCCGGAGCTGAACGAAGAGTACTACGGTACGAATGGACAGAACCGTCCACCATCGGTACGCTCGAGCTACTCCAACTTTCACGGGACACGTCCACTGAGTTCGTATCTCGGTGGTGCTGGAGCACCGCAGCAGGGCGGAGGTGGCGTCACAAACCGGGGCTACAATGTATCTCCTCCAGGGCAGCCGGGAGGTCCTGCTGGTGGACAGATGGAGAACGTGTTTGCAAACTTAGCGAGCGGACACAACCCGAATCAGGGACAGCTGGGTGGCAGTACTGATCCGATCGCTATACCTCAGCTACCCCACCGGCGTTCGGTTTCGCGTGAAAGTCTTCGGGCGATGCAGTTCCTCAACAGTGGTCCACCGGCTTACAATCTGAACTATCACACACCACCGGACTCTGAGACGACCATGTGA
- the LOC126561674 gene encoding hornerin-like: protein MGSCTRRHFLLSICILQLLFIIERQVFDFLGYMWAPILVNFFQILFVIFGFFGAYQYRPRYLVAYTVWSLLWLGWNIFLICFYLNIGILDRDSDLLNLGTGSVSWFEENGYGCRPTYPTNVTSEDPYRPVRPEKVDGCLLEYHIVEVVHAGIHCALAVFGIFGAICLGQTFLDEDDSFDFMGGDAKSPQHTAVHPMYVSYSSLPTTNSANSTQLKQAASSAKLLLLTATSNGGSGIEGSGEGGEEGDGTAGGGVGFDSRANHTKDQSKHPSSSLPNHHPMANNNNPPSTGALMRSNTGNSGSFGDVLKAKLSGQQHGGPPSNSNHSPSNTNTLLSSSSSPSSTFTNIHSSPQSLHNAHNSSSSNNNYHNQHHNHHNVHHHQNSTASQQGMGANATNLLTKLSSNNSINSGGSRVILLQHQDSSESSPPPTVPARGLSRNSSFSKATSSGGRDHAAILNNNPLRKNSSSVSILRYGDGGVQGRRTPDPEDDTFFIPRSASSYQARAGNFGISNPFNNVVLGRPGYRGATAGTTDGGTPGEDDGRRLLLLSGSAQQLGSSTPQKRNSLVGVVVPSGGSGPATPGSWNGRGSPVPQVPPLPQHYQRKGSDAGSSTGNAYLTRSPNLNRIARRHNGSGPGGSNALNNNGHGGAAFPDRGPGSRSGSSGRLPSTANQCDQIREYGGPVVGKSLGYCAAAVPSSPPENNNYPAIPGGFQRNNNAPSGIPVMVMHRAKSQDRLAYRSRRPGRTFGANGGGSGHHHHHHQQQQRPRSFCSNNGAYPDYVILEHPGN from the exons CTATTCATCATCGAGCGTCAGGTGTTCGACTTTCTCGGCTACATGTGGGCACCGATCCTGGTGAACTTCTTCCAGATCCTGTTTGTGATATTCGGTTTCTTCGGTGCCTATCAGTATCGGCCCCGGTACCTCGTAGCG TATACAGTGTGGAGTCTGCTGTGGTTAGGATGGAACATCTTCCTAATATGCTTTTACCTGAACATAGGAATTTTAGATAGG GATAGTGATTTATTGAATTTGGGAACGGGCAGCGTGTCCTGGTTCGAGGAGAATGGCTACGGTTGCCGACCAACCTACCCCACCAACGTCACATCGGAGGATCCATATCGGCCCGTCCGGCCAGAAAAGGTCGACGGTTGTCTGCTCGAGTACCACATCGTCGAGGTGGTACATGCGGGCATCCATTGCGCACTAGCG GTTTTCGGAATATTTGGAGCAATCTGCCTGGGTCAAACGTTTCTCGACGAGGATGACAGCT TCGATTTTATGGGTGGCGATGCGAAGAGTCCGCAGCACACGGCCGTGCATCCAATGTACGTAAGCTACAGTAGTTTACCAACCACCAACAGTGCCAACTCGACCCAGCTAAAGCAGGCGGCCAGCAGTgcaaagctgctgctgctaaccgCTACTAGCAATGGTGGTAGTGGCATAGAAGGCAGTGGTGAAGGAGGCGAGGAAGGAGATGGTACTGCTGGCGGTGGTGTTGGGTTTGATTCACGTGCGAATCACACCAAAGATCAGAGCAaacatccatcatcatcactgccGAATCACCACCCGATGgcgaataataataatcctcCATCTACCGGGGCACTAATGCGCAGTAACACCGGCAATAGTGGCAGCTTTGGTGATGTGCTGAAGGCAAAGCTCAGTGGGCAGCAGCACGGTGGTCCGCCCAGTAACAGCAATCACTCACCCTCGAATACTAACACACTCCTGTCATCCTCATCCTCACCGTCATCCACGTTCACGAACATCCACAGCAGTCCACAGAGTCTGCACAATGctcacaacagcagcagcagcaacaacaactaccACAACCAACACCACAATCACCACAATGTTCACCATCATCAGAACAGCACGGCTAGTCAGCAGGGTATGGGAGCGAATGCCACAAACCTGTTGACCAAGCTGAGCAGCAATAATAGCATCAACAGTGGAGGATCGCGTGTGATCCTGCTGCAGCATCAAGATAGTTCCGAATCGTCACCACCACCGACAGTACCGGCCCGTGGTTTGAGCAGAAACTCCAGCTTCAGCAAGGCAACTTCCTCCGGTGGAAGGGATCATGCCGCGATCCTGAATAATAATCCACTAAGGAAGAATAGTAGCAGTGTGAGCATACTAAGGTATGGAGACGGTGGCGTGCAGGGTCGTCGAACACCGGATCCCGAGGATGACACGTTCTTCATTCCGAGAAGTGCCTCTTCCTATCAGGCACGTGCAGGGAACTTCGGTATCAGCAATCCCTTCAATAATGTTGTACTAGGACGGCCAGGTTATCGTGGAGCAACGGCCGGCACCACTGATGGTGGTACGCCTGGTGAAGATGATGGCCGTCGCTTACTGCTTCTGAGCGGATCCGCACAACAGTTGGGTAGCTCAACGCCCCAAAAGCGTAACTCACTGGTCGGGGTGGTGGTCCCGAGTGGTGGTAGTGGACCCGCCACACCCGGTTCGTGGAATGGGCGAGGATCTCCAGTGCCGCAAGTACCTCCACTACCTCAGCATTACCAGCGCAAGGGTTCCGATGCGGGATCATCGACCGGCAATGCTTACCTAACGCGATCTCCCAACCTGAACCGTATCGCCCGCCGTCACAATGGCAGCGGCCCAGGAGGGAGCAATGCATTGAACAATAACGGGCATGGGGGTGCGGCTTTTCCTGACCGTGGCCCTGGTAGTCGTAGCGGAAGCAGTGGACGTCTGCCAAGCACCGCCAATCAGTGTGATCAAATTCGCGAGTATGGAGGACCTGTGGTGGGAAAATCTCTTGGGTACTGTGCGGCCGCAGTACCATCGTCTCCACCGGAGAATAACAACTATCCGGCGATACCGGGAGGATTTCAGCGCAACAACAATGCACCCTCGGGCATTCCGGTGATGGTGATGCATCGGGCCAAATCGCAGGATCGTTTAGCGTATCGAAGTCGCCGTCCGGGACGAACGTTCGGGGCGAATGGTGGTGGCTCgggtcaccatcatcatcaccaccagcagcaacagcgacCCCGATCGTTCTGTAGCAACAACGGTGCCTATCCGGATTACGTGATATTGGAGCATCCAGGGAACTAA